The following are encoded in a window of Castanea sativa cultivar Marrone di Chiusa Pesio chromosome 9, ASM4071231v1 genomic DNA:
- the LOC142611255 gene encoding receptor-like protein 6: MGCLGWKYQLFCLLSLLFHFPSSSSLSSVSPCSALLHFNHSLSLRRDASQICDISYPKTASWKEDRDCCTWDGVVCDQTTRHVIGLDLSCSWLYGPIHSNSTLFSLPHLTRLNLDGNDFRGSLISSEFGKFKTLTHLNFSYPSFSGKIPYEISHLSSLVSLDLSYNYGLLIETPVWERVIHNLTQLRELFLDWSDMSSIRPNSLMNLSSSFTTLSFHGCNLQGKLQNNIICLPSIQTLDLGINWKLEVSLPKCNWSRSFLKFLDFSETSFSGRLPDSIGNMNSLKNLNLANCNLIGSIPTSLSNLTKLTYLVLSFNNFSGLLPLSLFNLPNLSSLYLDNNQLVGPLPNHVSGLLSLKDLYLSSNFLNGTLPSWLFNLPSLVKLYLDGNQFIGEIGEFKSNSLEHLDLGYNKLQGSIPRSMSRFVNLTHLSLSSNNLSIMLELEMFSKLKNLKLLDFSNNLVSTNNNATYALPNLQQLNLSSCNISEFPIFLRAATTLQFLDLSKNRIYGQLPRWLGDVGRDSLYFLDLRDNLLQGPFSTLSFPSLRYIFVSNNKLTGEIPSLICNASFLDVLDLSHNNLSGVVPKCLVYSNVLSVLDLRMNSLHGTIPATFSKGNNFRNINLNGNQLEGPLPRSLANCRNLEVLDLGSNKINGTFPYWLGSLLKLRVFVIRSNKFQGHIGNPKTKFPFPNLRILDISNNEFNGPLPRKYFKYLKAMTKMGEGKVMLKYMGEGYYQDSLNVMIKGSYIELVRIQTVFTTIDFSNNSFRGEMPKIIGRLKSLKGLNFSHNNLTGYIPSSFGNLSNLEWLDLSFNKLIGEIPKQLVDLLWLEVLKLSHNQLTGQIPSGKQFNTFDNDSYIENLGLCGFPLSRICDSHEAKKPQLLTLQQEDNLELENGFSWQAISMGYGFGVMFGMLMGYLMFKIGKPKWIVRLVKLE, encoded by the exons ATGGGGTGTTTAGGTTGGAAGTATCAATTATTCTGCCTACTCTCCTTGCTCTTTCAttttccatcttcttcttccttgtctTCAGTCTCACCTTGCTCTGCTCTACTCCATTTTaatcactctctttctcttcgtAGAGATGCTTCTCAGATTTGTGATATTTCATATCCAAAGACAGCCTCTTGGAAGGAGGATAGGGACTGCTGTACTTGGGATGGCGTCGTCTGTGACCAAACCACACGCCATGTTATTGGCCTTGACCTCAGTTGCAGCTGGCTTTATGGCCCTATTCATTCCAACAGTACCCTCTTCTCTCTTCCCCATCTCACGAGGTTGAATCTCGATGGCAATGACTTCCGTGGCTCCCTAATTTCGTCCGAGTTTGGCAAGTTTAAGACTTTGACTCATCTTAACTTTTCTTATCCCTCTTTTTCTGGCAAAATCCCATATGAAATCTCTCATTTGTCTTCGTTGGTTTCACTGGATCTTTCTTACAACTATGGGCTTTTAATTGAAACACCAGTATGGGAAAGAGTCATTCATAACCTTACTCAGTTAAGGGAACTTTTTCTGGATTGGTCAGATATGTCCTCAATTAGACCTAATTCTTTGATGAATCTATCCTCCTCTTTCACAACTCTTAGTTTCCATGGCTGCAACTTGCAGGGAAAACTCCAAAATAACATCATATGCCTTCCCAGTATACAAACCCTTGATCTAGGGATAAATTGGAAACTTGAAGTTTCTCTTCCAAAGTGTAATTGGAGCCGTAgtttcttgaagttcttggatTTCTCTGAGACAAGCTTTTCAGGAAGATTACCCGATTCTATCGGCAATATGAATTCCTTGAAGAATTTGAATCTCGCGAATTGCAATTTGATTGGGTCAATTCCAACATCACTTTCGAACCTTACAAAACTTACTTATTTGGTTCTGTCATTTAATAACTTCAGCG GTTTGCTGCCGTTGTCGCTATTTAACTTGCCCAACCTCTCAAGTTTATACCTTGACAACAATCAACTTGTTGGTCCCCTTCCTAATCACGTAAGTGGGCTTTTGAGTCTAAAAGATCTCTActtaagttcaaattttctaAATGGGACACTGCCATCTTGGTTGTTCAATTTGCCCTCTTTGGTGAAATTATATCTTGATGGTAATCAATTCATTGGTGAGATTGGTGAATTCAAGTCCAATTCATTGGAGCATCTTGATTTGGGTTATAATAAGTTACAGGGTTCTATACCAAGGTCAATGTCTAGATTTGTTAACCTTACTCATCTATCTCTCTCATCAAATAACTTGAGTATTATGTTGGAGTTAGAAATGTTTTCAAAGctcaaaaatctcaaattacTTGATTTTTCAAATAACTTAGTTAGTACCAACAATAATGCCACCTATGCCCTGCCCAATCTTCAACAGTTAAACTTGTCTTCTTGCAACATTAGTGAATTCCCAATTTTCTTAAGAGCAGCAACAACATTACAATTCTTAGACCTTTCCAAGAACAGAATTTACGGTCAACTTCCAAGATGGTTGGGGGATGTGGGGAGAgattcattatattttcttgatCTTCGTGACAATTTGCTTCAGGGACCATTTTCCACTCTAAGTTTTCCTAGTCTACGATATATCTTTGTCTCCAATAACAAATTAACCGGAGAAATCCCGTCTTTAATTTGCAACGCAAGTTTCCTCGACGTTTTAGACTTGTCTCATAACAACTTAAGTGGTGTGGTTCCTAAGTGTTTGGTATACTCTAATGTCCTTTCAGTGTTGGATTTGCGAATGAATAGCCTTCATGGTACCATCCCTGCAACATTTTCCAAAGGAAATAACTTTAGGAATATTAACCTTAATGGCAATCAATTGGAAGGGCCATTGCCAAGATCTTTGGCAAATTGTAGGAACTTGGAAGTTCTAGATCTTGGAAGTAATAAGATAAATGGAACCTTCCCTTATTGGTTAGGAAGTCTTCTAAAATTACGGGTTTTTGTCATAAGATCAAACAAATTTCAAGGTCATATAGGCAATCCTAAGACTAAATTTCCTTTTCCGAATTTGCGAATCCTGGACATCTCTAACAATGAGTTTAATGGTCCTTTGccaagaaaatatttcaaatatttgaaaGCCATGACAAAGATGGGTGAAGGAAAAGTTATGTTGAAATATATGGGAGAAGGGTATTATCAGGACTCTTTGAATGTGATGATTAAAGGGTCGTATATTGAGTTGGTGAGAATCCAAACTGTCTTCACAACCATTGATTTTTCAAACAATAGTTTTAGAGGAGAGATGCCAAAGATAATTGGGAGGCTAAAATCACTCAAAGGGCTCAACTTTTCTCACAATAACCTTACAGGTTATATTCCATCATCATTTGGAAATTTGAGCAATCTTGAATGGTTAGACCTCTCTTTCAACAAGCTTATTGGGGAGATTCCTAAGCAGTTGGTAGATCTATTATGGCTTGAAGTTTTAAAGTTGTCACATAACCAACTTACAGGACAGATACCTTCAGGAAAGCAATTCAATACATTTGATAATGATTCGTACATTGAAAACCTGGGATTATGTGGATTTCCATTGTCAAGAATATGCGATAGCCATGAGGCAAAGAAACCACAACTATTGACCTTACAACAAGAAGACAATTTAGAGCTTGAAAATGGGTTTAGTTGGCAAGCTATATCAATGGGTTATGGATTTGGAGTGATGTTTGGAATGTTGATGGGATATCTTATGTTTAAAATTGGAAAACCAAAGTGGATTGTGAGGTTGGTCAAGTTAGAGTAA